A part of Citrifermentans bremense genomic DNA contains:
- a CDS encoding porin has product MRKAESFLKMAAAALQMEKTSGYGGFGRRQNSSCSASPIRGGTLISMALLFFLTLSTPCAVCVRADDSSSIYHTPLAGEPGEVVFMGEKVAIPPLDRSDMTSITLGASLLTPQQGGTTALPVAVFYHRRIKEHYRARYTVSLFVNELEYDKNLGGVELVTHFENYTLPVQQSEVLEGAEMKGTSLYWGTLLGSMGVGWRIPVHPLEVDNDLRLQLLGRVGYFYAKLGSDTAADLSVPSDTMLYGARGRVHYDTMRRNLLELPHKGFAAGGDLDFMHRDRWSDQSATATLDGNRNYLQLSGYLAGAAGIPGRSERDRLIYCAYAGHTFNNNGDRFNAFRLNGASFPSEADDVVRPHYTGIIYDNIPVTSYATVSAGYRRELTFFLYLSLYGSYIWADRATVEGGNRVVFRDKEAGAGTITLDSAFLWDSSFYLAYTWESGMIRNGRSGGGYTVMWNKLF; this is encoded by the coding sequence ATGCGTAAAGCCGAAAGCTTCCTAAAGATGGCAGCAGCGGCGCTCCAAATGGAAAAGACGAGCGGATACGGTGGCTTTGGCAGGCGTCAAAACAGCTCGTGCTCGGCTTCGCCAATCAGGGGGGGCACCCTGATCAGCATGGCGCTGTTGTTTTTCCTCACTCTATCTACGCCTTGTGCGGTTTGTGTCCGCGCGGACGACAGCTCTTCGATTTACCATACTCCTCTTGCAGGAGAGCCAGGCGAAGTGGTCTTCATGGGTGAGAAAGTCGCCATCCCTCCGCTTGATCGCAGCGATATGACCTCCATCACCCTTGGGGCATCGTTACTCACCCCGCAACAGGGGGGGACCACTGCTTTGCCGGTGGCTGTTTTCTACCACCGCCGTATCAAGGAACATTACCGCGCCCGCTATACGGTCAGCCTCTTTGTGAATGAACTGGAGTACGACAAGAACCTTGGGGGTGTCGAACTCGTCACCCACTTCGAGAACTACACACTCCCGGTGCAGCAAAGCGAGGTGCTTGAAGGCGCGGAAATGAAGGGGACTTCTCTTTACTGGGGAACGCTCCTGGGCTCGATGGGGGTGGGGTGGCGAATTCCGGTGCACCCGTTGGAGGTGGATAATGACCTGCGACTGCAACTGCTGGGACGGGTAGGATATTTTTATGCCAAGTTGGGTAGTGACACGGCGGCTGACCTCTCAGTCCCCAGCGACACCATGCTCTATGGCGCCAGGGGGCGCGTTCACTATGATACGATGCGCCGCAACCTGCTGGAACTGCCGCACAAAGGATTTGCCGCAGGAGGGGATCTGGACTTTATGCATCGGGACAGGTGGAGTGATCAATCAGCTACCGCGACGCTTGATGGAAACCGCAACTACCTGCAGCTTAGCGGCTACCTTGCCGGTGCCGCGGGCATTCCGGGCCGGTCGGAGCGGGATCGCCTCATCTACTGTGCATATGCCGGTCATACCTTCAACAACAACGGGGACAGGTTTAACGCCTTTCGCCTTAATGGAGCCTCTTTTCCGAGTGAAGCCGACGATGTGGTGCGTCCTCACTACACCGGCATCATCTACGACAATATACCGGTGACCTCCTATGCCACTGTATCCGCAGGATACCGCCGGGAGCTTACCTTCTTTCTTTACCTGAGCCTTTATGGGTCCTACATCTGGGCCGACCGTGCCACAGTTGAGGGAGGAAACCGCGTGGTTTTCCGAGACAAGGAAGCAGGCGCGGGTACCATCACCCTCGATAGCGCTTTCTTGTGGGATTCCTCCTTTTACCTCGCGTATACGTGGGAGTCGGGTATGATTCGGAACGGTCGGTCTGGCGGGGGGTACACGGTGATGTGGAACAAACTCTTCTGA
- the lexA gene encoding transcriptional repressor LexA, whose amino-acid sequence MEQLTERQTEVLRIITQHQETYGYPPTLREIATKLGISGTLGVMKHLEALEKKGYLRRQEGSTRGITLCHQNQAASLPIVGVVRAGLLHPAIEDIEGHFAIDRSQLASGGAFFLRVKGDSMVHAHIVEGDLALVRPQPHASNRDIVVAMVEGEATLKRFYREADRIRLQPENPNYEPIIIEKGKQEVSIVGKVVGIYRQME is encoded by the coding sequence ATGGAACAGCTAACGGAAAGACAAACAGAGGTGCTTCGGATCATCACGCAGCATCAGGAGACGTACGGCTACCCCCCTACCCTGCGCGAGATCGCAACGAAGCTCGGCATCTCGGGGACACTGGGAGTGATGAAGCATCTGGAAGCCTTGGAGAAGAAAGGATACCTGCGTCGACAAGAGGGAAGTACGAGGGGGATAACCCTGTGCCACCAAAACCAGGCCGCAAGCCTCCCCATTGTCGGAGTGGTGCGCGCTGGTCTGCTGCATCCGGCCATAGAGGATATCGAAGGGCACTTCGCCATTGACCGCTCCCAGCTGGCGTCGGGTGGGGCTTTCTTTCTGCGGGTCAAGGGAGACTCGATGGTCCATGCCCACATCGTGGAAGGGGACCTCGCCCTGGTTCGCCCTCAACCCCATGCCTCCAACCGCGACATAGTCGTGGCCATGGTGGAGGGGGAGGCGACGTTGAAAAGGTTCTACCGTGAAGCGGACCGCATCAGGCTGCAGCCGGAGAACCCGAACTACGAGCCGATCATCATCGAGAAGGGCAAGCAGGAGGTTTCCATAGTGGGGAAAGTTGTTGGCATCTACCGGCAGATGGAGTAG
- the dinB gene encoding DNA polymerase IV has translation MEQNRIILHIDMNAFFASVEQQSNPALSGKPVAVIGAAKRTIITTCSYEARAFGVKTGMNSWEARQKCPQLIFVVGNNRKYSYTSKQIIAIMRQYTPQVEVFSIDEAFLDVTASLSLFGSAEKIAHLIKLQIRERFGLTCSVGIAPNKLLAKLASDMQKPDGLTIIEPEKVAQVMERLPIQALCGIGAKMQQHLTKFGIKTCGELGRFPVETLRKHFGVTGERLHFMGLGVDDSPVVPEDEAEEVKSVGHSTTLDRDITDRSEILLQLLQLSEMVGRRARKYQVTGRTVTLTVRYADFTTFSKQQSRGDYTNNSEEIYRAAVKILDTLDLTQPVRLLGVKITNLRHHTEQLPLFAEERKKALVASAMDDVNNKFGDFAVTFGSLIGKEKGAKVISPAWRPEGVRNVDAD, from the coding sequence TTGGAACAAAACCGCATCATCCTACACATCGATATGAACGCCTTCTTCGCCTCGGTGGAACAGCAGTCGAACCCGGCGCTTTCAGGCAAGCCCGTCGCCGTGATAGGTGCGGCAAAGCGAACCATTATCACCACCTGTTCCTATGAAGCGCGCGCTTTCGGGGTCAAGACCGGCATGAACAGCTGGGAGGCACGCCAAAAATGCCCCCAGCTCATCTTCGTGGTCGGCAACAACCGCAAATACAGCTACACCTCGAAGCAGATTATCGCCATCATGCGGCAGTACACCCCGCAGGTAGAGGTATTCTCCATAGACGAAGCATTCCTAGACGTCACCGCAAGCCTCTCGCTCTTCGGCTCCGCAGAGAAGATCGCCCATCTCATCAAGCTGCAGATCAGGGAACGTTTCGGCCTCACCTGCTCGGTGGGGATAGCCCCGAACAAACTGCTGGCCAAGCTTGCCTCCGACATGCAAAAGCCCGACGGACTGACCATAATCGAGCCGGAAAAGGTGGCCCAGGTAATGGAACGCCTGCCGATCCAGGCGCTTTGCGGCATCGGCGCGAAGATGCAGCAGCACTTGACCAAATTCGGCATCAAGACCTGTGGAGAACTCGGGAGGTTTCCGGTCGAGACACTGAGGAAGCATTTCGGCGTAACCGGGGAAAGGCTTCATTTCATGGGGCTCGGGGTGGATGACTCGCCTGTTGTCCCTGAAGACGAGGCAGAAGAGGTCAAAAGCGTCGGCCACAGTACCACCTTGGACCGCGACATAACGGACCGCAGCGAGATTCTGCTCCAACTGCTGCAGCTCTCAGAGATGGTGGGAAGGCGCGCCAGGAAGTACCAGGTTACTGGTCGAACCGTCACTCTCACCGTCCGCTATGCCGACTTCACCACATTCTCCAAGCAGCAAAGCCGCGGAGACTACACCAACAACAGCGAGGAGATCTACCGGGCTGCGGTGAAGATCCTGGACACCCTGGACCTGACGCAACCGGTCCGGCTCCTGGGCGTTAAGATCACCAACCTGAGACACCACACCGAACAGTTGCCGCTTTTTGCCGAGGAACGCAAAAAGGCGCTCGTTGCGAGCGCCATGGACGATGTGAATAACAAGTTCGGAGATTTCGCCGTCACCTTTGGGAGCCTTATCGGCAAAGAAAAAGGGGCGAAGGTGATCTCGCCCGCGTGGAGGCCGGAAGGCGTCAGGAACGTCGACGCCGACTGA
- a CDS encoding putative sensor domain DACNV-containing protein, with the protein MNKIKESLTRTPSPFGHSYPRDLVSFIFERWEDEAFVARLCREEGGEFQLPDRGTLEQVISTCYQASLLREEERPVMFRLIIRDSYLFAANEGPPTGMHRLIFSRTRPFNEYELHRLAPAADFYRTLIGIFVEPALGAQIWGLLHSGTRWMHAVYGGRKTSPPMPLSLVVYVTGPGQISVCIGDNIIASLNGGQINCPTLDVFNSKWLNTSLGALNAETWALHQAARVRTERAWAELDPEFGSSIGQQAIRRIISVIRNSNHGGLLVYLPPEMAEEILEENPYLTLKYQFLEYDSRQRFLSLTLRIMNTLAEIHGDPDAPEKQVGWQEYVNSKNENIALLDEAIFDVAHFIAALSAVDGAVVITKRQELLGFGGVISGDLDSVGMVAHALDTEGEQSEPVLSEGVGTRHRAAYRLCQKLHQAIAIVISQDESVQIVKWHNGMVTYWDQVPTGVPGF; encoded by the coding sequence ATGAATAAGATAAAGGAATCGCTCACGCGCACCCCATCGCCGTTTGGTCACAGTTATCCGAGAGACCTGGTCTCCTTCATCTTCGAGCGCTGGGAGGATGAAGCTTTCGTGGCGCGCCTTTGCCGGGAAGAGGGGGGGGAGTTCCAGCTTCCGGACCGGGGGACACTGGAACAGGTGATCTCGACCTGCTACCAGGCGAGTCTTTTGCGGGAAGAAGAGCGACCGGTGATGTTTCGACTCATCATAAGGGACTCCTACCTGTTCGCCGCCAATGAAGGGCCGCCCACCGGGATGCATCGACTGATCTTCTCCAGGACCCGTCCCTTTAACGAGTACGAATTGCACCGTCTGGCGCCGGCGGCTGATTTTTACCGTACCTTGATCGGGATCTTCGTTGAGCCGGCGCTGGGTGCCCAGATCTGGGGGCTGCTGCATTCCGGGACCCGCTGGATGCACGCGGTCTACGGCGGGAGGAAGACTTCGCCTCCCATGCCGTTGAGCCTGGTGGTGTACGTTACCGGCCCCGGGCAGATCTCAGTCTGTATTGGAGACAACATCATAGCGTCTTTGAACGGTGGACAGATCAACTGCCCCACGCTCGACGTCTTCAACTCGAAATGGCTCAATACAAGCCTTGGCGCTCTCAACGCGGAGACTTGGGCTCTGCACCAGGCCGCTCGCGTCCGCACTGAACGCGCTTGGGCAGAGTTGGACCCGGAATTCGGCAGCAGCATAGGGCAACAGGCCATACGGCGGATCATCAGCGTGATCAGAAACTCGAACCATGGTGGCCTGCTGGTTTACCTTCCTCCTGAGATGGCAGAGGAGATTCTGGAGGAAAATCCTTACCTGACCCTCAAATACCAGTTCCTGGAGTACGATTCCAGGCAGCGCTTCCTGAGCCTGACCCTGCGAATCATGAATACCTTGGCTGAGATCCACGGGGACCCAGATGCTCCAGAAAAACAGGTGGGGTGGCAAGAGTACGTAAACAGCAAGAACGAGAACATAGCCCTTCTGGACGAGGCCATTTTCGATGTCGCACATTTCATAGCCGCGCTTTCCGCAGTCGACGGCGCTGTGGTGATAACCAAAAGGCAGGAACTTCTAGGTTTCGGCGGGGTGATCTCCGGTGATCTGGACAGCGTAGGCATGGTGGCGCACGCACTTGATACGGAAGGGGAGCAGTCCGAGCCGGTCCTAAGCGAGGGTGTCGGGACCCGCCACCGGGCGGCCTACCGTCTGTGTCAGAAGCTGCATCAGGCTATAGCCATAGTGATCTCGCAGGATGAGAGCGTACAGATAGTGAAGTGGCATAACGGCATGGTCACCTATTGGGACCAAGTGCCGACGGGGGTGCCGGGGTTCTGA
- a CDS encoding nucleotide sugar dehydrogenase, with the protein MAHNRKISVVGLGYVGLPVAVAFGRVQRTIGFDISSKRIEELRSGLDRTGEVSSEDLLSAEICFTDKIEDLALADFHVVAVPTPVDPANQPDLSLLCSASETVGRALKKGDIVVYESTVYPGVTEEVCLPILESVSGLKSPDDFTVGYSPERINPGDKEHTFTSILKVVSGQDQRTLEQVAAVYSSVVKPGGHLAPSIKVAEAAKVIENTQRDLNIALMNELALIFDRLGIDTSEVLAAAGSKWNFLNFKPGLVGGHCIGVDPYYLTYQAEKIGYIPQVILAGRRINDGMGKFIAQRAVKEIIRAGHHVLGSYVTVLGLTFKENCPDLRNSKVVDILTELSDYGLKVQVCDPIADPAEAQQAYGVTLHEPERLHPAVAVIAAVAHDSYRAWGAKKFASLMVENPVLIDVKGIYDSRAMSAAGIRVWCL; encoded by the coding sequence ATGGCGCATAATCGCAAGATTTCCGTGGTAGGTCTAGGGTACGTCGGGCTTCCGGTGGCGGTCGCCTTTGGCAGGGTGCAGCGAACCATCGGGTTTGACATCAGTTCGAAGAGGATCGAGGAGCTGCGCTCCGGGCTGGACCGCACCGGGGAGGTTTCCTCCGAGGACCTGCTCAGCGCGGAGATCTGCTTTACCGACAAGATTGAAGATCTTGCGCTGGCGGATTTTCACGTTGTTGCGGTGCCGACTCCGGTAGACCCGGCGAACCAGCCGGACCTATCCCTGCTCTGCAGCGCGTCGGAAACCGTGGGCCGGGCGCTAAAGAAGGGGGATATCGTGGTCTACGAGTCGACCGTTTATCCAGGCGTGACGGAGGAGGTCTGCCTCCCCATCCTGGAGTCGGTATCGGGGCTGAAGAGTCCAGATGACTTCACGGTCGGCTACAGCCCGGAACGGATCAATCCCGGCGACAAGGAGCACACCTTCACCAGCATCCTCAAGGTCGTTTCCGGTCAGGACCAACGTACCCTGGAGCAGGTGGCCGCAGTATACTCCTCGGTTGTCAAGCCGGGGGGGCACCTTGCTCCCTCCATAAAGGTCGCCGAGGCCGCCAAGGTCATCGAGAACACCCAGCGGGACCTGAACATCGCGCTCATGAACGAACTGGCGCTGATTTTCGACCGCTTGGGGATAGATACCAGCGAGGTCTTGGCTGCGGCGGGGAGCAAGTGGAACTTCCTGAATTTCAAGCCGGGTCTGGTAGGGGGACACTGCATCGGCGTTGACCCCTACTATCTCACCTACCAGGCGGAAAAGATCGGCTACATCCCCCAGGTGATACTCGCTGGGCGGCGCATAAACGACGGCATGGGGAAATTCATCGCACAGCGGGCGGTGAAGGAGATCATCAGGGCAGGGCACCACGTTCTTGGCTCCTATGTCACGGTGCTGGGGCTCACCTTCAAGGAAAACTGCCCTGACCTGCGCAACTCGAAGGTCGTTGACATCCTCACCGAACTCAGCGACTACGGCTTGAAGGTGCAGGTGTGCGACCCGATAGCAGACCCGGCGGAGGCACAGCAGGCGTACGGGGTGACGCTCCATGAGCCGGAAAGACTCCATCCCGCAGTTGCAGTTATCGCTGCGGTCGCCCACGATTCATACCGTGCCTGGGGGGCAAAGAAGTTCGCGAGCCTCATGGTCGAGAACCCTGTGCTCATAGACGTGAAGGGTATCTACGACAGCCGGGCCATGTCTGCGGCAGGCATCCGGGTCTGGTGCTTGTAA
- the mutS gene encoding DNA mismatch repair protein MutS yields MSEMTPMMRQFLEIKAEHPDAILFFRCGDFYEMFLEDAVKASRILGITLTSRNKNADGSEVPLCGVPYHSCAPYIAKLVEAGEKVAICEQAEDPKQAKGIVKREVVKVITPGLVIEDASLSPKENNYLLALCCDGECYGLSYLDLSTGEFRVTQLDGLQAALAEVTCIGPREIILPVSFREEPKRKGVAHVLVDRSITYFEEWVFDPDYCKRLVANQFKGATAESLGCDGLPTALLAAGAVLHYLVDTQKGHAPHVTGITPYNESEHLLLDESTRRNLELTATLSEGKRKGSLLGLLDRTVTAMGGRKLKQWINYPLMDLKKIRQRQEAIQELMEAPGTRETIKSLLGGVYDLERLNGRISLASASAKDLSALRSSLSRLPAIKEQMASCGAPLIKELDAGVDPLDELCDLVARAIVDDPPFVLRDGGIIADGYNQELDELRAISREGKGFIARLEAQEKARTGISSLKIRYNKVFGYYIEVTKANVSAIPDDYIRRQTLANAERYITPELKEYEEKVLGAEDRIKDLEFSLFQEVREAAAAQGERIARTADRLACLDVLVSLSELAHDKGYCRPEVHEGSELSITEGRHPVIEDMHSSERFVPNDTLLDNGENQLIIITGPNMAGKSTFMRQVALITLMAQMGSFVPADKALIPVVDRIFTRVGASDNLARGHSTFMVEMMESAAILRGATAKSLVILDEIGRGTSTFDGVSIAWAVAEFLHDNKTHAAKTLFATHYHELTELAVTRQGIKNFNIAVREWNERIIFLRKIVPGGASHSYGIQVARLAGLPQAVIDRAKEILTNLEKGEYGEGGVPRLARGKKVPPPSPQLSLFGGGDDQIRERLKDVEVALLTPLEALNLVDELKRMI; encoded by the coding sequence ATGTCTGAAATGACGCCCATGATGCGGCAATTCCTTGAGATCAAGGCTGAACACCCCGACGCCATCCTCTTCTTCAGATGCGGCGACTTCTACGAGATGTTTTTGGAGGACGCGGTTAAAGCCTCCCGCATCCTCGGCATCACCCTCACCTCGCGCAACAAGAACGCCGACGGCTCCGAGGTCCCTCTTTGCGGCGTCCCCTATCACTCCTGCGCCCCCTACATCGCAAAGCTCGTCGAGGCAGGGGAAAAGGTCGCCATCTGCGAACAGGCCGAGGACCCGAAGCAGGCCAAGGGGATCGTCAAGCGCGAGGTGGTGAAGGTGATCACTCCCGGCTTGGTCATCGAGGACGCTTCTCTCTCCCCCAAGGAAAACAATTACCTGCTCGCCCTTTGCTGTGACGGCGAGTGCTACGGGCTCTCCTACCTCGACCTCTCCACGGGCGAATTCCGGGTCACGCAACTCGACGGGCTCCAGGCGGCTCTGGCCGAGGTGACCTGCATAGGCCCCCGTGAGATCATCCTCCCGGTCAGTTTCCGTGAGGAACCGAAGCGAAAGGGAGTGGCCCACGTCCTCGTGGACCGCAGCATCACCTACTTCGAGGAATGGGTCTTCGACCCAGACTACTGCAAACGCTTGGTGGCAAACCAGTTCAAGGGGGCTACTGCCGAGTCCCTTGGGTGCGACGGCCTCCCCACCGCCCTTCTCGCCGCCGGCGCCGTGTTGCACTACCTGGTGGACACCCAGAAGGGGCACGCTCCCCATGTCACCGGCATCACCCCGTACAACGAGAGCGAGCATCTGCTGCTGGACGAGTCGACCAGGAGGAACCTGGAGCTGACTGCGACACTCTCAGAGGGAAAGCGCAAGGGATCGCTTTTGGGACTTCTGGACCGTACCGTCACAGCCATGGGAGGGAGAAAGCTCAAACAGTGGATCAACTACCCGCTCATGGACCTGAAGAAGATCCGGCAGCGGCAAGAGGCGATTCAGGAGCTGATGGAGGCCCCCGGGACCCGCGAAACGATCAAGTCTCTCCTGGGCGGGGTCTACGACCTCGAGCGCCTGAACGGCCGCATCAGCCTTGCCTCCGCCTCGGCCAAGGACCTCTCCGCCCTGAGGTCTTCGCTCAGCCGCCTCCCCGCAATTAAGGAGCAGATGGCGTCCTGCGGCGCCCCGCTTATCAAGGAACTGGACGCAGGAGTCGACCCGCTCGACGAACTCTGCGACCTCGTCGCCAGGGCAATCGTGGACGACCCACCCTTCGTCCTTCGCGACGGCGGCATCATCGCGGACGGCTACAACCAGGAACTCGACGAGCTGCGGGCCATCAGCCGCGAGGGTAAAGGGTTCATAGCAAGGCTTGAGGCGCAGGAGAAGGCGCGCACCGGGATCTCTTCGCTCAAGATCCGCTACAACAAGGTCTTCGGCTACTACATCGAGGTGACCAAGGCGAACGTCTCGGCCATCCCTGACGACTACATCAGAAGACAGACCCTCGCCAACGCCGAGCGGTACATCACCCCGGAGTTGAAGGAATACGAGGAGAAGGTGCTCGGAGCCGAGGACCGGATCAAGGACCTGGAGTTCTCACTGTTCCAGGAGGTGCGCGAGGCAGCCGCGGCGCAAGGGGAGAGGATCGCCCGCACCGCCGACCGCTTGGCCTGCCTCGACGTCCTGGTCAGCCTCTCCGAACTCGCCCACGACAAAGGGTACTGCCGTCCCGAGGTGCACGAGGGGAGCGAGCTCAGCATCACGGAGGGGAGGCACCCGGTCATCGAGGACATGCACTCTTCCGAGCGCTTCGTCCCCAACGACACGCTTTTGGACAACGGAGAGAACCAGCTCATCATCATCACCGGCCCGAACATGGCCGGTAAATCGACCTTCATGCGCCAGGTCGCCCTGATCACGCTGATGGCCCAGATGGGGAGCTTCGTCCCGGCGGACAAGGCGCTCATCCCGGTGGTCGACCGCATCTTCACCAGGGTCGGCGCGTCGGACAACCTGGCCCGCGGCCACTCCACCTTCATGGTGGAGATGATGGAGAGCGCCGCCATACTCAGGGGGGCTACGGCCAAGAGCCTGGTCATCCTGGACGAGATCGGCCGCGGCACCTCCACCTTCGACGGCGTCTCCATCGCCTGGGCCGTGGCGGAATTCCTGCACGACAACAAGACGCACGCGGCCAAGACCCTCTTCGCCACCCACTACCACGAACTGACCGAGCTCGCCGTAACCCGCCAGGGAATCAAGAACTTCAACATAGCCGTCAGGGAATGGAACGAGCGCATCATCTTTCTGAGGAAGATCGTTCCAGGCGGCGCCTCGCACTCCTACGGCATCCAGGTCGCCCGACTGGCCGGACTCCCCCAGGCGGTGATCGACCGGGCCAAGGAGATCCTCACCAACCTGGAGAAGGGTGAGTACGGCGAAGGAGGGGTTCCGCGCCTTGCGCGCGGCAAGAAGGTTCCTCCCCCGTCCCCGCAGCTCTCGCTCTTTGGCGGCGGCGACGACCAGATCAGGGAGAGGCTCAAGGATGTCGAAGTGGCGCTACTGACGCCTCTGGAAGCGCTGAATCTCGTGGATGAACTGAAGAGGATGATCTAG
- a CDS encoding N-acetylmuramoyl-L-alanine amidase, producing MDRRDFVKYLGLSLPYYQWLSCRMLAAQGSLLLTPFLPAQAGAATAAGLVPVTELKHWSTPDYTRIAITTGSELPYEHHKLPNRLYLDLQGAKLNPGVKDLSIGDGLLKSVRIAQFQASTVRVVLDLDSIKDYKVFTFSDPFRIIIDVKGDRRQEISSSKEVIETAQPEPKPVEKPKSSGKFKPGKIRRIVIDPGHGGHDPGAVSPSGTREKDIVLQIGLKLAQKVREELGIDAVMTRSTDVFLELQERTAIANKVGADLFVSVHANASLNRGANGIETYYLNLAKTEKAAQLAAKENGTSLEKVSMLQAVLFDLMANYKLNDSAHLADEVQKALFKKAQTGYATVKNLGVKQGPFYVLVGATMPSILVETAFLSNDRDEQKLKEPQYQDLTADGILSGIKGYITSLNKIHAG from the coding sequence ATGGACAGAAGGGACTTCGTAAAATACCTGGGACTTTCGCTCCCCTACTACCAGTGGCTATCCTGCCGGATGCTGGCGGCACAGGGGTCGCTTCTGCTCACACCTTTTCTCCCGGCGCAAGCCGGCGCTGCCACCGCCGCAGGGCTGGTCCCGGTCACCGAACTGAAGCACTGGTCCACTCCAGACTACACTCGCATCGCCATCACGACAGGGAGCGAACTCCCCTACGAGCATCACAAACTCCCGAACCGCCTCTACCTTGACCTGCAGGGCGCCAAGCTGAACCCGGGGGTGAAAGACCTGAGCATCGGGGACGGCCTTTTGAAAAGCGTGAGGATCGCGCAGTTCCAGGCGTCGACCGTCCGTGTGGTGCTCGACTTGGACAGCATAAAGGACTATAAGGTCTTCACCTTCTCCGACCCATTCCGCATCATCATCGACGTGAAGGGCGACCGACGGCAGGAGATCTCCTCTTCCAAAGAGGTCATCGAGACCGCCCAGCCCGAGCCCAAGCCTGTCGAGAAGCCGAAATCTTCCGGAAAGTTCAAGCCGGGAAAGATCAGGAGAATCGTCATCGATCCGGGTCACGGAGGGCACGACCCGGGCGCCGTCAGCCCCTCAGGCACCCGCGAGAAGGACATAGTGCTCCAGATCGGACTGAAACTGGCGCAAAAGGTGCGGGAGGAACTTGGCATCGATGCGGTGATGACCAGGTCGACGGACGTCTTCCTTGAGTTGCAGGAGAGAACGGCAATCGCCAACAAGGTGGGAGCGGACCTCTTCGTCTCCGTCCATGCCAACGCGTCGCTCAACCGCGGCGCGAACGGCATCGAAACCTATTACCTCAACCTGGCCAAGACAGAGAAGGCGGCGCAACTGGCGGCCAAGGAAAACGGAACCTCACTGGAAAAGGTTAGCATGCTGCAGGCGGTGCTCTTCGACCTGATGGCGAACTACAAGTTGAACGACTCCGCGCACCTGGCCGACGAAGTGCAGAAGGCGCTTTTCAAAAAGGCGCAGACAGGGTACGCGACGGTGAAAAACCTGGGAGTGAAACAAGGCCCCTTCTACGTCCTTGTCGGGGCCACCATGCCGAGCATCCTGGTGGAAACCGCGTTCCTCAGCAACGACCGCGACGAGCAAAAGCTCAAGGAGCCCCAGTATCAAGACCTCACCGCCGACGGGATCCTCTCCGGCATCAAAGGGTACATCACCTCGCTTAACAAGATCCACGCCGGGTAA